Proteins from a single region of Symphalangus syndactylus isolate Jambi chromosome 12, NHGRI_mSymSyn1-v2.1_pri, whole genome shotgun sequence:
- the MYOCOS gene encoding myocilin opposite strand protein, protein MAQKSPANNSINLPYKDLTSEVTRRRVTMITRKEIITQKSDEAKEMLSHLDLEQAPPPRRTHLTVPPAPPPSPAEDPMLS, encoded by the exons ATGGCTCAGAAAAGCCCTGCAAACAACAGCATTAATCTCCCCTACAAGGACTTGACCTCCGAGGTAACCAGGCGCCGAGTCACCATGATCACGAG AAAAGAGATAATTACCCAGAAAAGTGATGAAGCTAAGGAGATGCTCTCCCACTTGGATTTGGAACAAGCCCCTCCCCCTCGCAGGACCCACCTCACAGTACCTCCCGCCCCACCTCCTTCTCCAGCTGAGGATCCCATGCTCTCCTAA